In Nocardioides bizhenqiangii, the DNA window TTCCTGACCGAAGACGTGAAGTCGACAACGCTGACCCGGATCCGCGGAGAATGGGAGCGTCCGGAGCGGGACCGACTGGATGCCCTGCTCCGCTCCGCCGGCCCCGAACGGCGGCGGGGCCGCGGCGGACGGTTCGGCAAAGCCAAGGGAGCCTGAAGTGCTGTTCGCAAGTATCGCGGCCTGGTGGGCGGCCTCGGCGATCATCGCCGGTGCTGCCGGCGCCGTCGTTGGGGTCGTCGTTCCCGCGCTCTGCTACACCGGCCGGCTCTCCCGTCCTGACATCACCACCCCGGACGCCGTTGCCGACGGCAGGGTCCTCCAGACCTCCCACGGCGCGCACAGCCGGTTCGGCTGGGACCGCGCGTGGCCGCTCTACCTGCCGCACCAGGGCCTGCGCGACGCGGCAGCGGTCCGCTCTGGCGCTCAGGACCTGGGCACGCGCACGATCGCATTCGCACGGTCGCTGTGGTGGCGTCCGGGTGAGGGCGCGGTGCGCACCGCCGTCTCGGTCGTCACCGCCGTGCTCTGGGTGATCGTGGTCCTGCCGGCGCTGGTGGGTGCCCTCGTCGGCCTCGTGGTCTCGGTCGGCGCCTGGCACCTGGTGATCGCCGTGGCGGGTGGAGCGCTTGCCGTCGCGCAGGCCGCGACGATCGGGGCCCGCCGGACGATCGAGGCCACCCTGCGGACGCAGCGCCGGACCACCTCACGGTGCCCGCGTTGCTATGCGGTCGATCACACCCCGAGCTACCTGTGCACCAACACGGGGTGCCTGGTGATCCACCGCGACCTGAGCCCGGGGCCGCTCGGGGTGTTCCACCGGCGGTGCTCCTGCCAGGCGATCATCCCGGCCACCGTCCGGGCGGGGGGCCAGCACCTGGTCGCCGTCTGCCCGACCTGCCGGCGCGAGCTGCCCAGGGGCAGCGGCACCCGCCAGGTGATGTTCCTGCCGGTCATCGGCGCCGTCGCCTCCGGCAAGACCCAGTTCCTTTCCGCGGCGGTCATCAGCATCGCCGACCGGGTCAAGGCCCACCACGGTGAGTTCACGGCGATCTCACCGACGTCGCGCGCCTTCCTCAAGGCCGCCGAGGCCGCCGTCACGACCGGTCGGCGCGTCGCGAAGACTCCGTGGGACGACCGTCCCGAGGGGCTGCCGTTCCGGCTGACCCAGGGCACCGTCGACAAGGAGGTGCAGCTGATGGACGCCGCCGGCGAGGCGTTCGCCGACGAGGACCGGTCTCGTGCGCTGGTCTACTTCGACACCTCCGACGTCATCCTGCTCATGCTCGACCCACTCGCCCTGCCCAAGGTGATGCCCCTCTACGACGCCTCCGATCTCGCGGGATCGGTGTCCGTCGCCGACGGCGACCCGACCCGGGCCTACCGCAGCGTGGTCCAGCGGCTGAAGGCCGAGCAGGTCGACCTGACCGGCAAGCACCTCGGCGTCGTGGTGAGCAAGGCCGACATCGTCCACGAGCTCATGGGCGAGGACGTCCTCGACGCGGCTGACGGCGGCGCCGTGCGCCGCTGGCTGTCCAACCGTGGCCTCGACGACTTCGTGGCGACCATCGAGAGCGACTTCGGCACCGTCGGCTACTTCGCCGTCGACAGCTACAGCCAGCGCGACCAGGACGATCCGTTGCACCCGTTCAACGTCCTCGACTGGGCATTCCACGAAGCCGGCTTCTGGGTCGAGGCGATGGCGCGACCGGACGCCGACAACGAGCTGGAAGGGGCTCTCAAGTGAGCACTCCTCGGGACGACGTGCCTCCGCACTACCGTGCGCTCCGGGTCCTGTGGACGGTGCTGCAGGTCGGGCTGCTGCTGGTCCTGTTCGCGCTGGTGTTCCAGGCCGTCCCGCCCGGTGAGCTGATCGGCGACGTGACCGACTGGGCCCGCGATCTGCTCTGACCCACCCGGCCGACGACGTCGTTCCACGGCTCCGGGGGCGGTCCGGGAGCAACCGGCCCGCTCCGTAGACTGACGCCCGTGCCGGCCGTCGTTGAGATCACCGATCTCCGCATGTCGTACGGCGGGAAGGTGGCCGTCGACGGGCTGTCGCTCGAGGTCGCGGCCGACACGATCACCGCCGTGCTCGGCCCGAACGGAGCCGGCAAGACGACGACCCTGGAGACCTGCGAGGGCTATCGCCGGCCGCACGAGGGCAGGGTCCGGGTGCTCGGGCTCGATCCCGTTGCCGACCGTCGGGCACTGATGCCACGGATCGGGGTGATGCTCCAGGCCGGCGGTGCCTGGAGTGGGGTCCGCGCGGACGAGATGCTCCGCCACGTCGCCCGGCTGCACGCCCACCCGCTCGACATCGGGTTGCTCATGGACCGGCTCGCCCTGCACGACTGCGGTCGGACGCCGTATCGCCGGCTGTCGGGTGGGCAGCAGCAGCGGCTGGGCCTCGCCATGGCGCTCGTCGGCCGACCGGAGCTGGTCTTCGTCGACGAGCCCACCGCCGGCCTCGACCCCCAGGTACGCCGCACCGTCTGGGAGCTGCTCGAGGAGCTGCGGGCCGACGGCGTGACCGTCGTGCTGACGACGCACTACCTCGAGGAGGCCGAGCGGCTCGCCGACCAGGTGCACATCCTCGACAAGGGAAAGCTGGTCGCCAGCGGCTCGCCGCTCGAGCTCACCCGGGGCGGCACCGTGGCCACCATCCGGCTCGTCGTCACGCAGCCGTTCCCCCCGGGTGCTCCCGAGTCGCTCGCCTCGGCACTAGGGGCGGCCACCGAGCTGGTGGTGCTCGACCGGCACAGCCTCCAGGTCTCCGGACCGGCGGACGGCTCGACCCTGGCGGTCGTTTCCCGCTGGTGCGAGGAGCACGGCGTGCTCCCCGAGTCGCTGACGCTCGGCCAGCGCAACCTCGAGGACGTCTTCCTCGAGCTCACCGGACGCGAGACGACCACGTGAATACCCCGCAAGACCTGAGCGTCGGCACCTTCGCTCCCGCGCCGGGCGCCGCCCCCCTCGGACGGCAGGTGCTGGCCCAGGCGGCGATGGAGACCCGGCTGCTGCTGCGCAACGGCGAGCAGCTGCTGCTCGCCGTCGTGATCCCGCTGCTCGTCCTCGTCGGCGCGGTCCGGGGAGCGCCCCGGCTCGACCTCGACTCCCCGCACACCTCGGTCGACGTGCTGACCCCGGGGGTGCTGGCGCTGGCCGTGATGTCGACGGCCTTCACGTCGCTGGCGATCGCGACCGGGTTCGAGCGGCGGTACGGCGTCCTCAAGCGCCTCGGCGCTGCTCCCCTGACCCGGGGCGCGCTCCTCGGCGGCAAGATCGGCGCGCTGCTGTGCGTGGAGGTGCTGCAGTTCCTGGTGCTCGGGGCCGCCGGTCTGCTGCTCGGGTGGTCGCCCGACATCGACGTGGTGGGGCTGGTCCTCGCGGTCCTGCTCGGGACGGCGGCGTTCGCGGGGCTCGGCATGCTCCTGGCGGGCACGCTGCGGGCGGAGGCGACCCTCGCGGCGGCCAACCTGGTCTACCTGCTGCTGCTCGCGGGCGGCGCCGTCGTGCTCCCCGCGGCGGCTTACGGCGAGCTCGGCGACGTCGTCTCGTGGCTGCCGTCGGGCGCGCTCGGCGAGGCCATGCGCGCTGCCTGCGAAGGCAGTGTCGCCGTCCGTGAACTGGTGGTGCTCGCCGCGTGGGCCGTCGCCGGCGGCGCCGCGGCGGCCCGGTGGTTCCGGTGGGAGTGACCGCGGCGGTGCGCACCGCCCCGTCCCGGCTCCTCGTCCCTCTGTCCTGGGCCAACCTGGTCGCGAACATCGGGATCGTCCTCACCGGCGGTGCCGTCCGGCTGACCGGCTCCGGCCTGGGCTGCCCGACCTGGCCCCGGTGCACCGAGGAGTCGTACGTCGTGCACGACGAGCTCGGGATCAACGGCGCGATCGAGTTCGGCAACCGGATGCTGACCTTCGTGCTGGTCGCGATCGCCGTCGCCTGCTGGGCCGCCGCACTCGCCCACGCGCGGCGGGACTGCGGCGGCGACCGGCGTCCCCTCCTCATCGCCACCGTCATCGCGCTCGGCATCCCCGCGCAGGCTGTCATCGGCGGCATCACCGTCCACACCGACCTGAACCCCTGGGTGGTCGCGCTGCACCTGCTGGTGTCGATGGCGATCATCGGCGCCTGCGTCCTGCTGCTCGACCGACTGGTCGGCCGGCCCCGGGCGTGGGCGCTGCCCTGGACGCGCCGCGCCGCCCTCGCCACCTTCGTCGCCGGGTGGGTGGTGCTCTACCTCGGCACCGTGGTCACCGGCTCCGGTCCCCACAGCG includes these proteins:
- a CDS encoding TRAFAC clade GTPase domain-containing protein; this encodes MLFASIAAWWAASAIIAGAAGAVVGVVVPALCYTGRLSRPDITTPDAVADGRVLQTSHGAHSRFGWDRAWPLYLPHQGLRDAAAVRSGAQDLGTRTIAFARSLWWRPGEGAVRTAVSVVTAVLWVIVVLPALVGALVGLVVSVGAWHLVIAVAGGALAVAQAATIGARRTIEATLRTQRRTTSRCPRCYAVDHTPSYLCTNTGCLVIHRDLSPGPLGVFHRRCSCQAIIPATVRAGGQHLVAVCPTCRRELPRGSGTRQVMFLPVIGAVASGKTQFLSAAVISIADRVKAHHGEFTAISPTSRAFLKAAEAAVTTGRRVAKTPWDDRPEGLPFRLTQGTVDKEVQLMDAAGEAFADEDRSRALVYFDTSDVILLMLDPLALPKVMPLYDASDLAGSVSVADGDPTRAYRSVVQRLKAEQVDLTGKHLGVVVSKADIVHELMGEDVLDAADGGAVRRWLSNRGLDDFVATIESDFGTVGYFAVDSYSQRDQDDPLHPFNVLDWAFHEAGFWVEAMARPDADNELEGALK
- a CDS encoding ABC transporter ATP-binding protein; this encodes MPAVVEITDLRMSYGGKVAVDGLSLEVAADTITAVLGPNGAGKTTTLETCEGYRRPHEGRVRVLGLDPVADRRALMPRIGVMLQAGGAWSGVRADEMLRHVARLHAHPLDIGLLMDRLALHDCGRTPYRRLSGGQQQRLGLAMALVGRPELVFVDEPTAGLDPQVRRTVWELLEELRADGVTVVLTTHYLEEAERLADQVHILDKGKLVASGSPLELTRGGTVATIRLVVTQPFPPGAPESLASALGAATELVVLDRHSLQVSGPADGSTLAVVSRWCEEHGVLPESLTLGQRNLEDVFLELTGRETTT
- a CDS encoding ABC transporter permease → MNTPQDLSVGTFAPAPGAAPLGRQVLAQAAMETRLLLRNGEQLLLAVVIPLLVLVGAVRGAPRLDLDSPHTSVDVLTPGVLALAVMSTAFTSLAIATGFERRYGVLKRLGAAPLTRGALLGGKIGALLCVEVLQFLVLGAAGLLLGWSPDIDVVGLVLAVLLGTAAFAGLGMLLAGTLRAEATLAAANLVYLLLLAGGAVVLPAAAYGELGDVVSWLPSGALGEAMRAACEGSVAVRELVVLAAWAVAGGAAAARWFRWE
- a CDS encoding COX15/CtaA family protein, producing the protein MGVTAAVRTAPSRLLVPLSWANLVANIGIVLTGGAVRLTGSGLGCPTWPRCTEESYVVHDELGINGAIEFGNRMLTFVLVAIAVACWAAALAHARRDCGGDRRPLLIATVIALGIPAQAVIGGITVHTDLNPWVVALHLLVSMAIIGACVLLLDRLVGRPRAWALPWTRRAALATFVAGWVVLYLGTVVTGSGPHSGDEDSRRTGLDPGTMSHVHAWAVYVLVALTIATVVLARRDGNLPLRTAALALLAVEAGQGVVGYTQYFLDLPIALVLLHMLGAALTAAALAWVAISTWAHQPTG